The Pleuronectes platessa chromosome 10, fPlePla1.1, whole genome shotgun sequence genome contains a region encoding:
- the leng1 gene encoding leukocyte receptor cluster member 1: MNILPKKSWHVRNKDNVARVRKDEAQAAEEEREAQKRVERAEQEARTEYLRRKSRAALQAEGLLPDDAVEEPSGGSGVLEHLNLFPLEDPSDKKGNKDYLKEKKDEQEKQERAIGLLVSLGPQPGSEVTPWYLKTGKEKEERGKEKEERKETEKKKGLSEEEKEKRDRRLKDSLDPLKVMKKLMAVKDKKGHKSKKRLNRYLGEKKSSGESSIERLRAERLQREVEERRRAQALIDQKSGKGKDKEAARELNERERPYNTAFFPELARKRQRRDRDSWREEILKS, from the exons ATGAACATCCTCCCGAAGAAGAGCTGGCACGTGCGAAACAAGGACAACGTCGCGCGCGTGCGGAAGGACGAGGCCCAAGCTGCCGAGGAGGAGCGCGAGGCCCAGAAGCGCGTCGAGCGTGCGGAGCAGGAg GCACGAACAGAATATCTAAGAAGAAAGTCCCGAGCTGCTCTTCAGGCAGAAGGATTACTGCCAGATGATGCTGTTGAGGAACCgagtggaggaagtggagttcTGGAGCATCTCAATCTGTTTCCTCTGGAAGATCCCTCAGACAAGAAAGGGAATAAAGATTAcctcaaagaaaagaaagatgaacAG gagaagcaggagcgtGCCATCGGCTTGCTGGTGTCTCTCGGACCCCAGCCTGGGTCTGAGGTCACTCCATGGTACCTGAAAACGggcaaagaaaaagaagaaaggggtaaagaaaaagaagaaaggaaagaaacagaaaagaaaaagggactaagtgaggaggagaaagagaagagggatCGTAGACTGAAGGATAGTTTGGATCCATTGAAAGTTATGAAAAAACTTATGGctgtaaaagacaaaaaaggacACAAGAGCAAGAAAAGGCTAAACCGATACCTGGGGGAAAAGAAGAGCAGTGGAGAGAG CTCCATAGAGCGATTACGTGCTGAGCGTTTACAGAGGGAGGTTGAAGAAAGGAGACGAGCCCAGGCCCTGATCGATCAGAAGAGCGGCAAAGGAAAGGACAAGGAGGCTGCGAGGGAGCTGAATGAGAGGGAAAGGCCGTACAACACCGCCTTCTTCCCAGAACTGGCCCGAAAGAGGCAAAGGCGGGATCGAGACAGCTGGAGAGAGGAGATATTAAAATCATGA
- the rbfox1l gene encoding RNA binding protein fox-1 homolog 1-like: protein MLSSPTMILQPYGLPVYQQTPTCYPGMVQGGATQEAGPGSGDPALSQVYAQPPSYPPPGQGPPTSAGRLPPLDFTSVHAGTEYAEHHQLRIYQGPQLEGAEALTSGSAEDALVPVTSDPQSLSVSVSSGGGAGSGSDEEGSGKAQPKRLHVSNIPFRFRDPDLRQMFGQFGKILDVEIIFNERGSKGFGFVTFESAAEADRAREKLNGTIVEGRKIEVNNATARVVTKKPTTPLVNGEISTSGWKINPVMGAMYAPELYTVAGFPYPVAAPTLAYRGSPLRGRGRAVYNTIRSAAAATPTAAVPAYPGVVYQDGLYGPEVYGGYPAAYRMAQSASPATATYSDGYGRVFTAAADPYHHTVGPTTTYGVGTMASLYRGGYNRFTPY, encoded by the exons ATGCTCTCGTCGCCCACTATGATTCTCCAGCCTTATGGACTGCCTGTCTACCAACAGACACCCACATGCTACCCCGGCATGGTTCAG ggAGGTGCGACCCAGGAGGCCGGGCCGGGCAGCGGCGACCCCGCCCTATCTCAGGTTTATGCCCAGCCTCCCTCTTACCCCCCACCGGGTCAAGGTCCGCCAACCTCTGCGGGCAGGCTGCCACCTCTGGACTTCACCTCTGTACATGCCGGCACAGAGTATGCAGAGCATCACCAACTCAGAATCTATCAGGGCCCTCAGCTCGAAGGCGCCGAGGCGCTGACGTCCGGATCCGCG GAGGACGCTTTGGTacccgtgacctctgacccccagTCTCTGAGCGTGTCCGTGTCATCGGGAGGCGGGGCAGGAAGTGGAAGCGACGAGGAGGGGTCGGGTAAGGCCCAACCCAAACGCCTCCACGTGTCCAACATCCCGTTCCGCTTCAGAGACCCAGACCTCCGCCAGATGTTTGGG CAGTTTGGCAAGATCCTTGATGTGGAAATCATCTTCAATGAGAGGGGGTCCAAG GGCTTTGGATTCGTCACCTTCGAGAGCGCGGCTGAGGCGGACCGAGCCCGAGAGAAGCTCAACGGAACAATCGTGGAAGGGAGAAAGATTGAG GTTAACAACGCCACTGCAAGAGTAGTGACCAAGAAGCCCACGACGCCTCTGGTGAACGGGGAAATTTCAA CTTCTGGATGGAAGATCAACCCTGTCATGGGAGCAATGTATGCACCTGAGCTCTATACAG TTGCCGGTTTTCCGTACCCTGTCGCGGCTCCCACCTTGGCCTACCGGGGCTCTCCCCTGCGTGGTCGAGGTCGAGCCGTCTACAACACGATtcgctctgcagctgcagccacacCCACTGCTGCTGTCCCCGCCTACCCTGG GGTTGTATACCAGGACGGGCTGTATGGGCCAGAGGTCTAT GGTGGATATCCAGCAGCGTATAGAATGGCTCAGTCAGCATCTCCTGCCACAGCGACCTACAGTGATGG ATATGGACGGGTGTTCACCGCAGCCGCAGACCCCTACCACCACACAGTCGGACCAACCACGACATATGGAGTCGGAACAATG GCCAGTTTGTACAGAGGAGGATACAACCGCTTCACCCCATACTGA
- the tmc4 gene encoding transmembrane channel-like protein 7 → MASELQDPSGVYDYTEGSSSYPGEQQPLRSRRVSSQDSNQNYPQFNWNPEEDEEGDSGLPRELRSIPLPMSLKRAVRQVQQMKVPVVSRAESWKRKKTRSLRKLKDNSKEVLDAFTLWKKTLQKIGGNFGSGVHSYFLFLRFLVVLNFVSFFLIAGFVLAPSIVFRYVDSSLDNSNGPAECLEYNPNPKVTVFYQYFLDLLSGTGFMEYSYLFYGYYYNKVVANEDVTYNIPLAYVLTAVFYFAFCLICIIARMGANARVAVATGGHTIGEYSMIVFTGWDYSCLRDRDTKLKQKNIHYRLQVDLEEERLKKRAAALTLSRKVLLYSLRTFLHLVAFGLIMGAFYGIFLAADFSQKNTTEKGILGLFYEYLPSIVITAGNFLVPMLCDQIALIEKYSPSTTVIVALLRAVFLRLVSLAVLLFTLWRQITCDGNIEEAGCKLCQYNYNVYPCWETRIGQEMYKLTLFDLLINIAVLVLVEFPRRMVVDKCSCKLTQWVGRQEFVVPSNVLGLVYGQAVVWTGTLFCPLLPLINTIKFIILFYCKKITLFYNCRPAHRTFRSTTSTFFFLVVLLFGWGLATVVMVYSLSEIRPSLSCGPFRLFPNMWSVVPSSFYSLSETTQEFLFFIGSQSFSIPLFALSCVVMCYFIALASVYGKSVALLRTQLKLEGRDKQFLVKQIEQLGRQLHIPTHSAGEQD, encoded by the exons ATGGCCAGTGAACTGCAAGACCCAAGTGGAGTGTATGACTACACAGAAG GGAGCAGCAGTTACCCTGGTGAGcagcagccgctgaggtcacgCAGAGTTTCATCTCAAGACTCAAATCAGAATTATCCTCAGTTCAACTGGAAcccagaggaagatgaggagggcgACAGTGGGCTCCCCCGGGAACTCAGGAGCATCCCACTGCCCATGAGTCTAAAAAGAGCTGTGAG GCAGGTGCAGCAGATGAAGGTTCCTGTGGTTTCCCGTGCTGAGTCTTGGAAACGGAAGAAAACCAGATCTCTGCGTAAACTTAAAGACAACTCCAAAGAAGTTCTCGATGCTTTCACACTGTGGAAAAAGACTTTGCAAAAGATTGGAg GAAACTTTGGAAGTGGTGTCCACTCATACTTTCTTTTCCTGAGATTCTTGGTGGTGCTCAACTTTGTTTCCTTCTTTCTGATCGCTGGATTCGTCCTCGCCCCCAGCATCGTCTTCAGATATGTTGACTCCAGCCTCGATAATAGCAACG gaCCAGCGGAATGTTTGGAGTATAACCCTAATCCTAAAGTCACGGTGTTCTATCAATATTTCCTGGATTTACTGTCGGGAACG GGTTTTATGGAGTATTCCTATCTGTTCTACGGCTACTACTACAACAAAGTGGTGGCGAACGAGGACGTCACCTACAACATTCCCCTGGCCTACGTCCTGACTGCCGTGTTCTACTTCGCCTTCTGTCTCATTTGTATCATAGCACG CATGGGGGCTAACGCTCGGGTTGCTGTGGCGACGGGAGGCCACACCATCGGTGAATACAGCATGATAGTGTTCACCGGCTGGGACTACAGCTGCCTGAGAGACCGAGATACCAAACTGAAGCAGAAAAACATCCACTACCGGCTGCAG gtggatctggaggaggagaggttaaAGAAACGGGCAGCCGCTCTGACCTTGTCTCGAAAAGTTCTTCTATACTCTCTACGTACTTTTTTGCATTTGGTGGCTTTCGGGCTCATCATGGGAGCCTTCTACGGCATCTTTCTGGCTGCCGACTTCAGCCAG aaaaatacaacGGAGAAAGGGATCCTGGGTTTGTTCTATGAGTATCTTCCCTCCATCGTCATCACCGCTGGGAACTTCCTGGTGCCTATGCTGTGCGACCAGATCGCCCTAATAGAGAAATACTCCCCCAGCACCACCGTCATAGTGGCACTATTAAG GGCCGTGTTCCTGCGACTTGTGAGTCTGGCAGTTCTCCTCTTCACCCTGTGGCGTCAGATCACCTGCGATGGGAACATAGAAGAGGCAGGTTGTAAACTGTGCCAGTACAACTATAATGTCTATCCA TGCTGGGAAACACGTATCggacaggagatgtacaaactCACACTATTCGACCTCCTCATCAACATCGCTGTGCTCGTCCTGGTGGAGTTTCCTCGCAG gATGGTGGTGGACAAATGTTCCTGTAAACTAACCCAGTGGGTGGGTCGGCAGGAGTTTGTGGTTCCCTCCAATGTGCTCGGCCTTGTTTATGGTCAGGCTGTTGTTTGGACTGGGACTCTTTTTTGCCCTCTGCTGCCGCTCATCAATACCATCAAGTTCATCATCCTCTTCTACTGCAAGAAG ATCACGCTCTTCTATAACTGCCGACCAGCACACAGGACGTTTCGCTCAACCACCTCCACCTTCTTTTTCCTGGTGGTCCTGCTGTTCGGCTGGGGCTTGGCCACAGTTGTTATGGTTTACAGTCTGTCTGA GATTCGTCCGTCTTTGAGTTGCGGTCCTTTCCGGTTGTTCCCCAACATGTGGTCAGTCGTCCCGTCGTCTTTCTACAGCCTCTCTGAAACTACACAGGAGTTCCTATTCTTCATTGGCTCTCAGTCGTTCTCCATCCCTCTGTTTGCACTATCGTG TGTGGTGATGTGTTATTTCATAGCCTTGGCCTCTGTCTATGGGAAAAGTGTGGCTCTTCTAAGAACGCAGCTAAAACTG GAGGGCCGTGACAAGCAGTTCTTGGTCAAGCAGATCGAGCAGCTGGGTCGACAGCTTCACATACCCACACATAGTGCAGGAGAACAAGACTGA
- the rps9 gene encoding 40S ribosomal protein S9 isoform X1 yields the protein MPVARSWVCRKTYVTPRRPFEKSRLDQELKLIGEYGLRNKREVWRVKFTLAKIRKAARELLTLDEKEPKRLFEGNALLRRLVRIGVLDEGKMKLDYILGLKVEDFLERRLQTQVFKLGLAKSIHHARVLIRQRHIRVRKQVVNIPSFVVRLDSQKHIDFSLRSPYGGGRPGRVKRKNAKKGQGGAGGADDEEED from the exons ATGCCCGTTGCCAGGAGTTGGGTTTGTCGCAAGACTTATGTCACCCCCCGCCGTCCCTTCGAGAAGTCCCGTCTCGACCAGGAGTTGAAACTCATTG GCGAGTATGGTCTGAGGAACAAGCGTGAGGTGTGGAGGGTCAAGTTCACCCTGGCCAAGATCCGCAAAGCTGCCAGAGAGCTGCTGACTCTGGACGAGAAGGAACCCAAGCGTCTGTTTGAAG GTAATGCTTTGCTCAGGCGTCTGGTGAGGATCGGTGTGCTGGATGAGGGTAAGATGAAGCTCGATTACATCCTGGGCCTGAAGGTTGAAGATTTCTTGGAGAGGAGGCTGCAGACACAGGTCTTCAAGCTCGGACTCGCCAAGAGCATCCACCATGCCCGTGTCCTCATCCGCCAGAGGCACATCCG TGTGCGCAAGCAGGTGGTGAACATCCCCTCCTTCGTGGTGCGCCTGGACAGCCAGAAGCACATCGACTTCTCCCTGAGGTCGCCATACGGTGGCGGACGCCCAGGCCGTGTCAAGAGAAAGAACGCCAAGAAGGGCCagggtggagctggaggagctgatgatgaggaagaggattaA
- the rps9 gene encoding 40S ribosomal protein S9 isoform X2: MPVARSWVCRKTYVTPRRPFEKSRLDQELKLIGEYGLRNKREVWRVKFTLAKIRKAARELLTLDEKEPKRLFEGNALLRRLVRIGVLDEGKMKLDYILGLKVEDFLERRLQTQVFKLGLAKSIHHARVLIRQRHIRGPPACNTVP; the protein is encoded by the exons ATGCCCGTTGCCAGGAGTTGGGTTTGTCGCAAGACTTATGTCACCCCCCGCCGTCCCTTCGAGAAGTCCCGTCTCGACCAGGAGTTGAAACTCATTG GCGAGTATGGTCTGAGGAACAAGCGTGAGGTGTGGAGGGTCAAGTTCACCCTGGCCAAGATCCGCAAAGCTGCCAGAGAGCTGCTGACTCTGGACGAGAAGGAACCCAAGCGTCTGTTTGAAG GTAATGCTTTGCTCAGGCGTCTGGTGAGGATCGGTGTGCTGGATGAGGGTAAGATGAAGCTCGATTACATCCTGGGCCTGAAGGTTGAAGATTTCTTGGAGAGGAGGCTGCAGACACAGGTCTTCAAGCTCGGACTCGCCAAGAGCATCCACCATGCCCGTGTCCTCATCCGCCAGAGGCACATCCG AGGACCGCCAGCTTGTAACACTGTCCCATGA
- the mboat7 gene encoding lysophospholipid acyltransferase 7, giving the protein MSPDELVYLGILAASIPAGFLFRYLSPPGKQGAALLLGLSVTIATCNIHTLHSLVTVIGTWIIIKSSWKHAPALSLSWTFLYLLFFRLVTWFGLPPPTPFANAVQLLLTLKMVSLANEVKTFHMEKKKDVSSFSKSPVVGGLSEEPSLYDILSYSYCYVGIMTGPFFRFQTYADWLMQPAPLALPGLAPCLQRLKLVPVYGALFLAVNSVFPLAYVRTDDFLDQNYFFRLFYMIAVFFVFRMRFYAAWCGAEAGCISAGLGCYPEKSLCKPGGGPTVNYSPDPSVEEEYDFKTIQNIDCYNTDFCVKVRHGMRYWNMTVQWWLHHYIYPNSPFKAYALKAGWTMFISAYWHGLHVGYYLSFLTIPLCIAAESAMEASVRAKLGPRGQNIFDWVHWFLKMRAYDYMCMGFVLLQASDTINYWTSIYFIMHIIAVCCIVVGKVLGGGRREGRRGEKEEKREGGKVEEVNKKPGEKTD; this is encoded by the exons ATGTCTCCCGATGAGCTGGTGTACTTGGGGATTCTCGCTGCCTCCATCCCAGCTGGATTCCTCTTCCGTTACCTCA GTCCGCCTGGGAAGCAGGGGGCAGCTCTTCTCCTGGGCCTCTCCGTCACCATCGCCACCTGCAACATCCACACACTCCACTCTCTGGTGACGGTGATTGGAACATGGATCATTATAAAGAGCAGCTGGAA ACATGCCCCAGCTCTGAGTCTCAGCTGGACGTTTCTCTACCTGCTCTTCTTCCGGCTGGTCACCTGGTTCGGTCTTCCCCCACCGACACCTTTCGCCAATGCCGTCCAGCTCCTTCTCACCCTCAAG ATGGTGAGTTTAGCCAATGAGGTGAAGACTTTCCACATGGAGAAGAAAAAGGACGTGAGCTCCTTTTCTAAGTCTCCTGTGGTCGGTGGTCTGTCCGAGGAGCCCTCTCTCTACGATATTCTGTCCTATAGCTACTGTTATGTCGGTATAATGACCG GTCCCTTCTTTCGCTTCCAAACGTACGCTGATTGGTTGATGCAGCCGGCCCCGCTGGCCCTCCCCGGCTTGGCACCATGCCTGCAGCGGTTGAAGCTGGTTCCAGTCTACGGCGCTCTGTTCCTGGCCGTAAACTCCGTCTTTCCTCTGGCTTATGTTCGCACAGACGACTTCCTGGATCAAAACTATTTCTTCAG GTTGTTCTACATGATAGCCGTGTTCTTCGTGTTTCGGATGCGTTTCTATGCGGCCTGGTGTGGAGCTGAGGCCGGTTGTATCAGTGCAGGTCTGGGCTGTTATCCAGAAAAGTCGCTGTGCAAACCGGGAGGAGGTCCCACAGTCAACTACAG TCCTGATCCCTCAGTAGAAGAAGAATACGACTTCAAAACCATCCAGAACATTGACTGCTACAACACGGACTTCTGTGTGAAGGTCCGACACGGCATGCGTTACTGGAACATGACGGTGCAGTGGTGGCTGCATCACTACATCTACCCCAACTCCCCCTTCAAAGCCTACGCTCTCAA AGCGGGCTGGACTATGTTCATCAGCGCCTACTGGCACGGACTACACGTTGGCTACTACCTCTCCTTCCTCACCATCCCCCTGTGCATCGCAGCCGAGTCGGCCATGGAAGCCTCCGTCCGAGCCAAACTGGGTCCTCGTGGCCAGAACATCTTCGACTGGGTCCACTGGTTCTTGAAGATGAGGGCCTACGACTACATGTGCATGGGCTTCGTGCTGCTCCAGGCCTCCGACACCATCAACTACTGGACGTCCATCTACTTCATTATGCACATCATCGCTGTTTGCTGCATAGTAGTGGGCAAGGTGCTGGGGGGAGGGAGAAGGGAAGGGAGGCgaggggaaaaggaggagaaaagagagggagggaaagtaGAAGAGGTGAACAAGAAACCTGGGGAAAAAACTGACTAA